A segment of the Manis javanica isolate MJ-LG chromosome 10, MJ_LKY, whole genome shotgun sequence genome:
CTCCACAGCCTCCCCCTTCTCTTTATGACAAAATTCAAGGCAGTCTTGGTCAGAGAGTGACATAGGGCGCACAGCTGAGTCTCCAGGTGGCCAAGTGGGTTATAGAGTGAGGTTCCTTTGCCAATgtagttttgtattttctttttcctcctcctctttctcctagGACTCCTGTTTCTGCCCCCCTGATTTGCCCAGAAACTGCCCTAGCCTCACTGGCACAGAGGGGCAGGGGTGTGCAGGATGGTAGAAGGTGcctttgagacaaatgaaaatcagTAGAATGCCCAAGCTAGTGCACTCTGTCTTGCTTACGGTGTTAAGCAGCAAGAAAACTGCctcttcctttgtattaaattATTAAGTAGCATCATTCCATTACCAATATTAAGTGGCTATAATTTAACCTAGTTAGTTGCACTTTCTGCTGAGGATTTTATTCCTCCCCAAGCAATAGCGGTCAGGCAGAGTTATTTTCTGTGATGGCTGCAGAGAGAAGGGCACATCTTACTAGAACTCCAAAGCAAGTCCCAGTCCCCCACTCCCCCATGGGGGCAGCCCCTGCAGGCCTCAGTTTACCCCAGCTCATCCTCCTCGATGAAGCCACTCTTGTCTTTATCCAGGATGTGGAACACCTTCTGCACATCGCCCAAGCTCTTCTTCTTCAGGCCGACCATTTGGAAGAACCTTTTGTGGTCAAAGGAGTCGGCAGCTGTGGGGGGGTGGAGGCGGAGGGCAGCGCGTTAAACTGAGGAcaaaggaggggcaggagggaagggttGGAGGCTGGGGGAGCCACAGCATTGTGGATTGCCTTCCCTGTACCAgtcctggggctggaggggggTGTGCCTCTGTGGGAGTGGGtgctttgcccaaggtcacacagctagagatGGGCTTGCACCCCCATCTCGCTGGCTCACAAGCCCGCCCCCACCCTTCACGGTGCCCTTGGCTAATGGTGAGGGTAGCCTTTGAAGGCAGAGGGGCTTCCTGGTTTCCGTGAAAGGTTTTGTGTGGTGGCTCAGTGGGAGTGGGTAGGGGGAACTGGAAGTGGTGTGAACatggtgtgtatgtgtttgggtgttggggtggggggtccGGCCTTTTTTTCTTAGCCACAGATTGTGTTGCCAGAAAGTCAAGAGAGGACAAGTTtctctcaaggtcacacagtgagaggaggtgggggaggaccTAGAAATCCTGGCTTTGCTGCAGAAGTCCATTCTGTGGGAGTGGAGGGTGTTGGAAGGTCCCCCAGGAATTCCCAGTTAAGTTTCTTCTCAGAGGGAGCAAGGTGGGTCGAGGAGAAGTGGGTGGGTTAACATGCACCCTGGGAGGCTGGCTTCCAGGGGCTTCCTGATGCCCAGGGGAAGGAGCACcaagcagaaaggaaatgggattcccccccaccccagtttTCTATGTCCTGAGCTCCTTTGTAAGAGCACCTAGGGAAGCATACAATGTTAGACAGAGTAACAAGTGTGTGAGGGGCCCTGTTGAAAGGTTCTCCTCCCCTCAGCCCCGGACTGGAGGGAAGGAAAATTGCTCTAACACTATGTGGAGGACCAGGACCTGGAGGTGGTCCTAGTTCTAATCCCCCTTCTGACTATGCTGGTtcaccttgggcaagtctctggtcctttccaagcctcagtttccccatctgggtgatgagagggaggaggaaggtaGGTGGCTAAGCGCTGAAGTCCAGGGCTGCTCAGAGAAATGAGATTTCCTGCTCCCCTCCTTCCCGCTGCCTAAGGAGGCTGGAAGTTGCAAGCGCTGAGGATGCTCCCAGCAGGGTTGGGCAGAGCAGAGTGCCAGCCGCGGGAAGGTCACCTCTCTGGTGGGTCTGTGATGGGGGGCCTCTGAGCCCCGGCGAGAGGGCTTGGACAGTCGGAGAGCCAGCAATGGCCACTGCTGGGCGGGAAGTGTCCTGTCCAGAATGGGGGTCTCGGAAAGGCACCACTTAGAAAGGAGGCGTGTGCACCTGCCACCCCCTCCAAGTACCTTAAAGGTTAAGCCCCGAGCGCCTACAAGGACCCGGACCTCCTGCTTTCCACCCGGTCTCCGTCCTTGGTCAGGGAACCCCCTGAGTCCTCGCAGCGCAGCGCAGTCTTTGGCACCCGCAAGTTTCGATTGTCAGGCAGGGCGCCTGGCCTTCCCTCGCCCTCTCTGCCCCAAGTCCCGCCGGGTCAGAGTATGGGAAACGCTGAGAACCCCCATTCCCGCCCAGCCAGCACCCCGCGGGGTGCATGGGCAGAGGAGAGGAGCGCAGGGGAGGACTGATCGGCCGCGGGGGGCACGGGGGTCCGCGGGGGCGCAGGGGCCAGGGTGATggaaggaggggcagggctgggaggggagcgcGCTGCTCACCGGTAAACGCCCCCACTGCCTTCTTGATGTCCTCAGCGCTGAGCAACTCTGTCATCGACATCCTGCAACTGTTTGAGCGGGCAGAGCAAGTGCGAAAAGATTAAAAAGTGCTTTTCTCATCATTTCTGCTCATATGACCAGCGCTGCAGTGCCGCGCGCCGGGCGCACGCCCGCCGACCTGGCGCAGAGCCAGGGGGCTCCGGGATCGGCGCGCAGCCAGAGTCGCTCAGTCCAGCCGCGCCGCTGAGCTGTGCGGGCCGCGGGCGCGCCGTCCCGCCGCCGCTCCCGCACCGCGCCCGCCGGGGGTCCTAGGGATCTAAGGGGCTGTGGCCAGGGCGCCGGGGGAAGGGGCCACCTCTGGGATACTCCGGGCGCCCGCGTCACCAGGCGTGTTTGGAGAGCTCGTCTGCCATAAAGGGCTCGAAGGAGGCGCTGACTGGTGCAGCGCGGAGTCTCCTGTCCGGGTCGGTGCATCTGGGAGGTGTCCCGCTGCTTTGGAGAGGATACTGGACCGTCAGGGGCCAGGCCTGCACCCTCCTGGGCCCCATTGCTCCCGTGTGGTCTCCGCTCCTACCTCAGCCTCCGCTCTTGTCTGTCCTGGATGCAAATTTATGCTGCAAAATCTGAGCACTGAGGTCTGGAAACCTGACCCGTGGGATGCTGGGTGAGGGTGACACGGATAGGCAGGCACTGCTGGGCCCTCTGCGGGTGTCCCGTTCGTTACACATCTGGCCAGGGATGCGCCTACTAAAACCTATTCTTTTCCCTTCTTGCTAgtctgtcttttcaaagaaccctTGTCAAATCCCCACTACTTGCTCTTCTGGTCTCCTGAACCACACAGTGTGGGAGTATAGTCCGGTGTCCAGACTccgcctgcccccaccccaaacctTCCGGGGGAAGGGTAGGGTGGGAGCGGCTACTTGGAATCCCTAGGTCCCCTCCCCCTACTTGGAGACCAGTTGGCCTATGTTTGGGGAGAGgttggcacacagaacacacttTCTAGACCATCTAAGCAGGTTTTATGGCCTGAACTTCATCTCTGGAAAATGTGACACTTGCTAATCTTTATGCAGCCAGAGACCAGCTGTATTCTTCCCACAGTCTTCCAAGGACTCAGACTGCAACCCACTGA
Coding sequences within it:
- the PVALB gene encoding parvalbumin alpha isoform X2, giving the protein MSMTELLSAEDIKKAVGAFTAADSFDHKRFFQMVGLKKKSLGDVQKVFHILDKDKSGFIEEDELGSILKGFSPDARDLSAKETKALMAAGDKDGDGKIGVEEFSTLVAES
- the PVALB gene encoding parvalbumin alpha isoform X1; the encoded protein is MSMTELLSAEDIKKAVGAFTAADSFDHKRFFQMVGLKKKSLGDVQKVFHILDKDKSGFIEEDELGSILKGFSPDARDLSAKETKALMAAGDKDGDGKIGVEACCRQELHTRICTLATLEFSTLVAES